The proteins below are encoded in one region of Festucalex cinctus isolate MCC-2025b chromosome 2, RoL_Fcin_1.0, whole genome shotgun sequence:
- the LOC144014729 gene encoding uncharacterized protein LOC144014729 isoform X1: MKAVTYRPNMYTHTLSVKSDDEIYALLNDMGIKHGPVVDSTRSLYEKKIVEAMAKWKKALRTRPDKTYYREEEKVTYFYRTPIRSDLPENKRSTSDSASPYRSSRLSARPKKSSQDVPKKARSSSFIPVWAQLVFFLIAAVFLYLVISNISNICWSISTTVDHTKKIE; this comes from the exons ATGAAAGCAGTAACCTACAGACCCAATATGTATACGCATACACTGAGTGTCAAGTCTGATGACGAGATCTACGCTCTGCTTAATGATATGGGGATAAAACATGGTCCTGTCGTCG ACTCCACCCGAAGTCTGTACGAGAAGAAAATTGTCGAAGCGATGGCCAAATGGAAAAAAGCTTTGCGAACAAGACCGGACAAAACCTACTACAGAGAAG AGGAGAAAGTGACATATTTTTACAGGACACCT ATCAGGAGCGATTTACCAGAAAACAA ACGCTCCACCTCCGATTCAGCGTCCCCATACAGAAGCTCCCGGCTGAGCGCAAGACCCAAGAAATCTTCTCAAGATGTTCCCAAAAAAGCTCGGTCGTCCAGCTTCATCCCAGTCTGGGCGCAGTTGGTGTTCTTCCTCATCGCAGCAGTCTTCCTCTACCTCGTCATCTCCAACATTAGCAACATTTGTTGGAGTATAAGCACGACTGTTGATCACACTAAGAAAATTGAATGa
- the LOC144014729 gene encoding uncharacterized protein LOC144014729 isoform X2 — MKAVTYRPNMYTHTLSVKSDDEIYALLNDMGIKHGPVVDSTRSLYEKKIVEAMAKWKKALRTRPDKTYYREEEKVTYFYRTPERFTRKQTLHLRFSVPIQKLPAERKTQEIFSRCSQKSSVVQLHPSLGAVGVLPHRSSLPLPRHLQH; from the exons ATGAAAGCAGTAACCTACAGACCCAATATGTATACGCATACACTGAGTGTCAAGTCTGATGACGAGATCTACGCTCTGCTTAATGATATGGGGATAAAACATGGTCCTGTCGTCG ACTCCACCCGAAGTCTGTACGAGAAGAAAATTGTCGAAGCGATGGCCAAATGGAAAAAAGCTTTGCGAACAAGACCGGACAAAACCTACTACAGAGAAG AGGAGAAAGTGACATATTTTTACAGGACACCT GAGCGATTTACCAGAAAACAA ACGCTCCACCTCCGATTCAGCGTCCCCATACAGAAGCTCCCGGCTGAGCGCAAGACCCAAGAAATCTTCTCAAGATGTTCCCAAAAAAGCTCGGTCGTCCAGCTTCATCCCAGTCTGGGCGCAGTTGGTGTTCTTCCTCATCGCAGCAGTCTTCCTCTACCTCGTCATCTCCAACATTAG
- the LOC144014727 gene encoding uncharacterized protein LOC144014727 isoform X1 has protein sequence MTPQHWYNTSSEVRAGSVIKGHSFNITCSTPQLYPGGSFQLRLIRPNGTVRQSLPALSPSVTFTFAGAQSSSEGYYYCLYQVQLGGRTFVSRESQALPISIRDPDPVLSPVVISWLASVLTFVVAVVIIIVVAKVLCNKERKPTELELETRSCNDYFADHSRACVPLVWKTRMLPYQLTSYDG, from the exons ATGACCCCTCAGCACTGGTACAACACATCCTCCGAGGTCCGGGCTGGTTCCGTCATCAAGGGCCACAGTTTCAACATCACATGCTCCACACCGCAGCTGTATCCCGGCGGCTCCTTTCAGCTGCGTCTCATCCGCCCCAATGGCACAGTGCGCCAGTCTCTGCCCGCCCTCAGCCCTTCCGTCACGTTCACCTTCGCCGGTGCCCAGAGCTCCAGTGAGGGCTACTACTACTGCCTGTATCAGGTTCAGCTGGGAGGACGCACCTTTGTCTCCAGAGAGAGCCAGGCCCTGCCCATATCGATAAGAG ATCCTGATCCAGTTTTGAGTCCAGTGGTGATCAGCTGGCTTGCATCCGTTCTGAcatttgttgttgctgtcgTCATCATTATCGTTGTGGCCAAAGTGCTGTGCAACAAGGAGAGGAAACCAACGGAACTGGAGTTGGAGACCAGATCCTGTAA TGATTATTTTGCTGACCACTCCAGAGCCTGTGTACCACTG GTGTGGAAAACACGTATGTTGCCTTATCAATTAACAAGCTATGATGGCTAA
- the LOC144014727 gene encoding uncharacterized protein LOC144014727 isoform X3, with the protein MTPQHWYNTSSEVRAGSVIKGHSFNITCSTPQLYPGGSFQLRLIRPNGTVRQSLPALSPSVTFTFAGAQSSSEGYYYCLYQVQLGGRTFVSRESQALPISIRDPDPVLSPVVISWLASVLTFVVAVVIIIVVAKVLCNKERKPTELELETRSCVENTYVALSINKL; encoded by the exons ATGACCCCTCAGCACTGGTACAACACATCCTCCGAGGTCCGGGCTGGTTCCGTCATCAAGGGCCACAGTTTCAACATCACATGCTCCACACCGCAGCTGTATCCCGGCGGCTCCTTTCAGCTGCGTCTCATCCGCCCCAATGGCACAGTGCGCCAGTCTCTGCCCGCCCTCAGCCCTTCCGTCACGTTCACCTTCGCCGGTGCCCAGAGCTCCAGTGAGGGCTACTACTACTGCCTGTATCAGGTTCAGCTGGGAGGACGCACCTTTGTCTCCAGAGAGAGCCAGGCCCTGCCCATATCGATAAGAG ATCCTGATCCAGTTTTGAGTCCAGTGGTGATCAGCTGGCTTGCATCCGTTCTGAcatttgttgttgctgtcgTCATCATTATCGTTGTGGCCAAAGTGCTGTGCAACAAGGAGAGGAAACCAACGGAACTGGAGTTGGAGACCAGATCCT GTGTGGAAAACACGTATGTTGCCTTATCAATTAACAAGCTATGA
- the LOC144014727 gene encoding uncharacterized protein LOC144014727 isoform X2 → MTPQHWYNTSSEVRAGSVIKGHSFNITCSTPQLYPGGSFQLRLIRPNGTVRQSLPALSPSVTFTFAGAQSSSEGYYYCLYQVQLGGRTFVSRESQALPISIRDPDPVLSPVVISWLASVLTFVVAVVIIIVVAKVLCNKERKPTELELETRSLIILLTTPEPVYHWCGKHVCCLIN, encoded by the exons ATGACCCCTCAGCACTGGTACAACACATCCTCCGAGGTCCGGGCTGGTTCCGTCATCAAGGGCCACAGTTTCAACATCACATGCTCCACACCGCAGCTGTATCCCGGCGGCTCCTTTCAGCTGCGTCTCATCCGCCCCAATGGCACAGTGCGCCAGTCTCTGCCCGCCCTCAGCCCTTCCGTCACGTTCACCTTCGCCGGTGCCCAGAGCTCCAGTGAGGGCTACTACTACTGCCTGTATCAGGTTCAGCTGGGAGGACGCACCTTTGTCTCCAGAGAGAGCCAGGCCCTGCCCATATCGATAAGAG ATCCTGATCCAGTTTTGAGTCCAGTGGTGATCAGCTGGCTTGCATCCGTTCTGAcatttgttgttgctgtcgTCATCATTATCGTTGTGGCCAAAGTGCTGTGCAACAAGGAGAGGAAACCAACGGAACTGGAGTTGGAGACCAGATCCT TGATTATTTTGCTGACCACTCCAGAGCCTGTGTACCACTG GTGTGGAAAACACGTATGTTGCCTTATCAATTAA
- the LOC144014727 gene encoding uncharacterized protein LOC144014727 isoform X4, translating into MTPQHWYNTSSEVRAGSVIKGHSFNITCSTPQLYPGGSFQLRLIRPNGTVRQSLPALSPSVTFTFAGAQSSSEGYYYCLYQVQLGGRTFVSRESQALPISIRDPDPVLSPVVISWLASVLTFVVAVVIIIVVAKVLCNKERKPTELELETRSCKCGKHVCCLIN; encoded by the exons ATGACCCCTCAGCACTGGTACAACACATCCTCCGAGGTCCGGGCTGGTTCCGTCATCAAGGGCCACAGTTTCAACATCACATGCTCCACACCGCAGCTGTATCCCGGCGGCTCCTTTCAGCTGCGTCTCATCCGCCCCAATGGCACAGTGCGCCAGTCTCTGCCCGCCCTCAGCCCTTCCGTCACGTTCACCTTCGCCGGTGCCCAGAGCTCCAGTGAGGGCTACTACTACTGCCTGTATCAGGTTCAGCTGGGAGGACGCACCTTTGTCTCCAGAGAGAGCCAGGCCCTGCCCATATCGATAAGAG ATCCTGATCCAGTTTTGAGTCCAGTGGTGATCAGCTGGCTTGCATCCGTTCTGAcatttgttgttgctgtcgTCATCATTATCGTTGTGGCCAAAGTGCTGTGCAACAAGGAGAGGAAACCAACGGAACTGGAGTTGGAGACCAGATCCTGTAA GTGTGGAAAACACGTATGTTGCCTTATCAATTAA
- the slc25a33 gene encoding solute carrier family 25 member 33 — protein sequence MAQKDTLLHLFAGGCSGTVGAIVTCPLEVLKTRLQSSGLTLRPVFQVQLGTLSGTGVIRPGTVTPGLLQVLRSILEKEGPRSLFRGLGPNLVGVAPSRAIYFAAYSKSKELFNGMLVPNSGAVHMSSAGIAAFVTNSLMNPVWMVKTRMQLERKARGEKKMNALQCARHVYKTEGVRGFYRGLTASYAGISETMICFLIYETLKKRLADHQLPSPNSENEKRASDFLRLMMAAAFSKGCASCIAYPHEVIRTRLREEGSKYKYFFQTGRLIALEEGYAAFYRGLIPQLIRQIPNTAIVLSTYELIVHLLGESK from the exons GTGTAGCGGTACAGTGGGGGCCATCGTGACCTGCCCTTTGGAGGTGTTAAAGACACGACTACAGTCTTCCGGGCTCACCCTCCGGCCCGTCTTCCAGGTCCAGTTGGGTACCCTGAGTGGGACTGGGGTCATCCGACCAGGGACTGTTACGCCTGGGCTGTTACAAGTCTTACG ctcaATCCTTGAGAAAGAGGGACCAAGATCTCTTTTCCGTGGGCTGGGGCCAAATCTTGTCGGCGTGGCTCCCTCAAG AGCCATTTATTTTGCTGCATATTCCAAATCCAAAGAACTTTTCAATGGGATGCTGGTTCCCAATAGTGGTGCTGTACACATGTCCTCTGCTGGTATTGCAG CTTTTGTGACAAACTCCCTGATGAACCCTGTCTGGATGGTGAAGACCAGGATGCAGCTGGAGAGAAA AGCCCGAGGAGAGAAAAAGATGAACGCCTTGCAATGCGCTCGCCACGTTTACAAAACGGAGGGCGTCCGGGGCTTCTACCGCGGCCTGACTGCATCTTACGCCGGCATCTCCGAGACCATGATCTGCTTCCTCATCTACGAGACGCTCAAGAAGCGACTTGCCGACCACCAGCTGCCCTCCCCAAACAGTGAAAACGAGAAAAGAGCGTCTGACTTTCTGCGCTTGATGATGGCAGCTGCTTTCTCAAAGGGTTGTGCATCCTGCATAGCCTACCCACATG AAGTGATTCGGACTAGACTGCGTGAGGAGGGCAGCAAGTACAAGTATTTCTTTCAGACCGGGAGGTTAATAGCTTTGGAGGAAGGCTACGCAGCTTTTTATAGAGGACTCATTCCACAGCTAATTAGACAAATCCCCAACACGGCCATCGTCCTGTCCACATATGAACTCATTGTCCATCTACTGGGAGAgtcaaagtaa